CGGGAATTTGAGATCGGCTATGGGAAGTGATGACCTTTTTAGAAAGCGGAAATTAGCCGCTCAAAAAGCGTTACAGCGTAAAACCGATTTACGTGCCGGTTATGAGAATATTTTGATCGTATGTGAAGGTGAAAAAACCGAACCTAAGTATTTCCGTGCTTTCAGTGTTAATAAGGCGAATCTTGAAGTATATGGTGAAGGATTAAATACTAAATCATTGATAAGATTCGCAGATAAAAAAGTCAAGGAAGCAGAAAGAAAATCTGAATATTACGATCAGGTCTGGTGCGTTTTCGATAAAGATTCTTTTTCTGATGAGAAGTTTAACACCGCGATCCAGATGGCGGAAGCAAAAGGATATAAAGTTGCTTATTCAAACGAGGCTTTTGAATTCTGGTACGTTTTACATTTTGAATATTTAAATGCCGATCTTCCGCGAGAACGATATTATTCAATCTTAGATGAAAAACTTGGATTCAAATATGAGAAAAACAATCCCGATATGTACTCGATCTTACTAAGCCGTCAGAAGACGGCCATAAGAAACGCTGAGACTTTGTTAAAACAGTACAATCCGGATACAACACCATCGGATAAGAAGCCTTCCACGACTGTTCACATGCTAGTACTGGAGTTAATCAAATATCAGTAAGGATAAATGCAAACGCTTTATCATAAAACAGTGGCAAAAAGCGACAACCCACGACCAATGCTCGATGCCCGATGCCGATGATTTTCCTTGCGGTTAATTGGAAATATATATATTTTCACGGTGTTGTTTTTTTAAGGATGATTGTGAACCGGCGTTTTTTTGAGGATTGAACATGGAAAAGGTTTTCAGGGAAAAGAAAAAAATCGGATCGGAAAAAAGAAAAGTAAAAACAGTGCGGCTAATTCAACGATATGTTGAAGGCAAGGCACTAAGACTATTATTTAACATCACCTCAGCGCTCCGCAATAATACGAATCTTAGATTTGTCTTATGCAGTAAAGGAGGGACAAAATTGAAAAACATGTTTATAATGCTAATAATAGCAATCATCGCTTTATCCTATTCTCAAGCTTTCTCCCAAAATAAAACCTGGATGAGAGAAGACTACGGTACGAATTTTGCGATGTGTCCACGGTTCCAGTCCGCTGACGGAAATATAATTTCCGTCCAGTTTCATAATGGCAATGTATCTGTAATGAAGCTGGCGACTGGAACAGGAGAAGTGATGTGGAATTATGAATATTCCGCGTCAAG
This is a stretch of genomic DNA from Candidatus Marinimicrobia bacterium CG08_land_8_20_14_0_20_45_22. It encodes these proteins:
- a CDS encoding abortive phage infection protein, producing the protein MGSDDLFRKRKLAAQKALQRKTDLRAGYENILIVCEGEKTEPKYFRAFSVNKANLEVYGEGLNTKSLIRFADKKVKEAERKSEYYDQVWCVFDKDSFSDEKFNTAIQMAEAKGYKVAYSNEAFEFWYVLHFEYLNADLPRERYYSILDEKLGFKYEKNNPDMYSILLSRQKTAIRNAETLLKQYNPDTTPSDKKPSTTVHMLVLELIKYQ